A genomic window from Deltaproteobacteria bacterium RIFCSPHIGHO2_02_FULL_44_16 includes:
- a CDS encoding 1-deoxy-D-xylulose-5-phosphate reductoisomerase — translation MKSLVILGSTGSIGSSTLDVVRRHRDRFKIVGLTARHQIHLLADQIQEFEPEVVCVGTPALAAELQQLLAHPPSLPKNRGELRRDTRKKAGKIEILVGEEGLVSLATHDQATLIVSALVGAVGLTPTLAAIRAKKNIALANKETLVVAGELMMKEAKKNHIRLLPVDSEHSALFQCLEGQEKKNLRKITLTASGGPFRQTPLSKLSSVTVADALRHPNWSMGKKITIDSATMMNKGLEVIEAFWLFERPLEQIEVVIHPQSIIHSFVEFEDSSVLAQLGLPDMRTPIAYALAYPERITSGVASLDLTKMNSLSFEPVDHTRFPCLRLASEAAKCGKSMPAVLNAANEIAVDAFLHERIRFLDIARIVEETMMQHSPRSWRTLEEILEIDREARMVAQTYI, via the coding sequence TTGAAATCTCTCGTTATTCTCGGAAGCACAGGCTCCATTGGAAGCAGCACGCTCGACGTTGTCCGTCGTCATCGTGATCGTTTTAAGATTGTGGGACTCACAGCGCGTCACCAAATTCATCTTCTTGCAGATCAGATTCAAGAGTTTGAACCTGAAGTGGTATGCGTCGGAACCCCGGCTCTTGCTGCTGAGTTGCAACAACTTCTTGCTCATCCTCCTTCGCTCCCCAAAAATCGCGGGGAGCTACGGCGGGATACCCGCAAAAAGGCGGGTAAAATCGAAATTCTCGTAGGAGAAGAGGGACTCGTCTCTCTTGCAACGCACGATCAAGCAACTCTCATTGTTTCAGCACTTGTGGGAGCCGTCGGTCTGACACCAACACTTGCGGCGATTCGAGCAAAAAAGAATATTGCGTTAGCAAATAAAGAGACATTAGTTGTTGCTGGTGAACTGATGATGAAAGAGGCGAAAAAAAATCATATTCGTCTTCTTCCCGTTGACAGTGAACATTCAGCTCTTTTCCAATGTCTTGAAGGACAAGAGAAAAAAAATCTCAGAAAAATAACGTTGACCGCTTCGGGTGGACCTTTTCGTCAAACTCCACTCTCGAAGCTTTCATCAGTTACCGTTGCCGATGCTTTACGTCATCCAAACTGGTCGATGGGAAAAAAAATTACGATTGACTCTGCAACAATGATGAATAAAGGATTAGAGGTTATTGAAGCTTTTTGGCTTTTTGAAAGACCTCTTGAACAAATTGAGGTTGTTATTCATCCTCAAAGTATCATTCATTCCTTTGTAGAATTTGAGGATTCGTCGGTGCTCGCTCAACTTGGACTCCCCGATATGCGAACGCCTATTGCTTATGCGCTTGCTTATCCCGAACGAATCACGTCTGGCGTTGCTTCACTTGATCTGACGAAAATGAACTCGCTCTCTTTTGAACCTGTCGACCATACCCGTTTTCCTTGTTTACGACTTGCCTCTGAAGCCGCAAAATGTGGAAAATCGATGCCGGCGGTGTTAAATGCCGCCAACGAAATTGCAGTTGATGCTTTTTTACATGAGCGCATTAGGTTTCTTGACATCGCGCGCATTGTAGAAGAGACCATGATGCAACATTCACCGCGATCTTGGAGAACGCTTGAGGAAATTCTTGAAATTGATAGAGAAGCAAGAATGGTAGCGCAAACATACATATGA
- a CDS encoding 30S ribosomal protein S2 produces the protein MTEVTVKELLAAGAHFGHQTRRWNPKMRPYIYTQRDGIHIIDLEKSVLQVQKALKFVTDTIALGHKILFVGTKKQASEVIAEQAKRAGQFYVSNRWLGGTLTNFKTIKASIERLNSLYEKKEKGELQKLTKKEGLQIERTIEKLEHSLGGIKEMTRLPGALFLVDPGYEEIAKLEAMKLGIPVVAILDTNANPDNIDFPIVANDDAIRSIQLVTIALADACLKGVERYEHLAREQEKTQAENKAQKAKDSKVREQKVTSKAKAYTAKKPTDKEAELSPEDVEAYAKAKAEEDADAVK, from the coding sequence ATGACAGAAGTCACCGTAAAGGAATTATTAGCCGCAGGAGCTCATTTCGGACATCAAACCAGACGTTGGAATCCAAAAATGCGTCCCTACATTTATACACAACGGGACGGCATTCACATTATTGATCTCGAAAAGTCAGTTCTACAAGTTCAAAAGGCTTTAAAATTTGTGACCGACACCATTGCGCTTGGCCACAAAATTCTCTTTGTAGGAACAAAAAAGCAGGCTTCAGAAGTCATTGCTGAACAAGCCAAGCGTGCAGGACAATTCTACGTTTCCAATCGTTGGCTCGGCGGAACTCTTACCAATTTCAAAACCATTAAAGCTTCCATTGAACGTTTGAACTCTCTTTATGAAAAGAAGGAAAAGGGAGAGCTTCAAAAACTGACAAAAAAAGAAGGCTTACAAATCGAGAGAACCATCGAAAAACTCGAACATAGTCTCGGCGGCATTAAAGAAATGACGCGTCTTCCCGGAGCTCTTTTCCTTGTGGATCCAGGTTACGAAGAAATTGCAAAGCTTGAAGCCATGAAGCTTGGAATTCCAGTGGTTGCCATTCTCGATACCAATGCAAATCCAGATAATATCGATTTCCCTATTGTTGCCAATGACGATGCGATTCGTTCGATTCAACTCGTCACGATTGCTCTTGCGGATGCATGTCTGAAGGGCGTAGAGCGATATGAACATCTCGCGCGCGAACAAGAAAAAACACAGGCTGAAAATAAAGCACAAAAAGCAAAAGATTCGAAAGTGCGCGAACAAAAAGTAACCTCTAAAGCAAAAGCCTACACGGCAAAAAAACCGACAGACAAAGAAGCTGAGCTTTCACCTGAAGATGTCGAAGCATACGCAAAGGCAAAAGCTGAGGAAGACGCAGATGCGGTAAAGTGA
- a CDS encoding methylmalonyl-CoA mutase has product MSKIRILVAKPGLDGHDRGVKIIARTLRDAGYEVIYTGLHQTPEQIVSAAVQEDVNAIGLSILSGAHLHLFKRILDLLKENDASGIKIFGGGIIPDEDVKELKKMGVSEIFTPGAPIEEILSWVKKNIG; this is encoded by the coding sequence ATGTCTAAAATACGCATCTTAGTCGCAAAACCGGGATTAGATGGTCACGATCGTGGCGTGAAAATTATCGCTCGCACACTGCGAGATGCTGGATATGAAGTGATTTATACGGGGCTCCATCAAACTCCGGAGCAGATTGTTTCTGCCGCAGTGCAAGAGGATGTGAATGCCATTGGACTTTCGATTCTTTCAGGAGCGCATCTTCATTTATTTAAACGCATTCTTGATCTCTTAAAAGAAAATGATGCCTCAGGTATTAAAATTTTTGGTGGTGGAATTATTCCTGATGAAGATGTAAAGGAACTCAAAAAAATGGGAGTCTCAGAAATTTTTACTCCTGGTGCACCCATCGAAGAGATACTGAGTTGGGTAAAAAAGAATATTGGTTGA
- a CDS encoding di-trans,poly-cis-decaprenylcistransferase yields the protein MNPHPQHIAIIMDGNGRWAEYHELPRIEGHRRGAEVSEDIINACIDRRVPYLTLYAFSEENWNRPSDEVEALMELLGLYLTSKRQKMIHEGIRFQTIGDVNRLSPFVREEVERTKELTQQGSNLTLTMALSYGSRQEIARAFQELIKRGVKNITPEILSQALDTRDLPDPDLLIRTSGEYRISNFLLWQLAYTELYFTETLWPDFNAYELDKALDAFSKRERRFGMTSEQLRELVG from the coding sequence GTGAATCCGCATCCCCAACATATCGCCATTATTATGGATGGCAATGGTCGATGGGCTGAATACCACGAACTCCCGCGCATTGAAGGTCATCGTCGTGGCGCTGAAGTGAGCGAAGATATTATCAATGCCTGCATTGATCGTCGCGTTCCTTATTTAACACTTTACGCATTTTCAGAAGAAAATTGGAACCGACCTTCTGACGAAGTCGAAGCCTTAATGGAACTTCTCGGTCTGTATCTGACAAGTAAGCGTCAAAAAATGATTCACGAAGGCATTCGTTTTCAAACCATTGGCGATGTGAATCGTCTCTCTCCTTTTGTTCGAGAAGAAGTAGAACGCACAAAAGAACTGACACAACAAGGCTCCAACTTGACACTCACCATGGCGCTTTCTTATGGCTCACGGCAAGAAATTGCTCGTGCATTTCAAGAGCTCATAAAAAGGGGAGTTAAAAATATTACTCCTGAGATTCTCTCGCAAGCGCTTGATACGCGTGATCTTCCCGATCCTGATCTCCTTATTCGAACAAGTGGGGAATATCGCATCAGCAATTTTTTGCTTTGGCAACTTGCGTATACAGAACTCTATTTTACGGAAACGTTATGGCCAGATTTTAATGCCTATGAGCTTGATAAAGCTCTGGATGCTTTTTCAAAACGAGAACGCCGTTTTGGAATGACCAGTGAACAACTTCGGGAGCTTGTGGGATGA
- a CDS encoding acetyl-CoA acetyltransferase (Catalyzes the synthesis of acetoacetyl coenzyme A from two molecules of acetyl coenzyme A. It can also act as a thiolase, catalyzing the reverse reaction and generating two-carbon units from the four-carbon product of fatty acid oxidation): MAFKDAPPVYVVAAGVSKFAKARPDKTFQAIVKEAVAYSVTDIGIEYGKFVELVDGAVASYFSDHFLRQLKAAAMCQDYLNLCPKPAHRVEAGGATGGIAFQEGYKNIASGLMDVCLIYGWETMSTVNTWKGNEFIALASDVSFDFPVGGFYSGYYAMMVVRHMKEYGTTPEQMAYISVKNHHNAFHNPYAQKQQRLTIQDVRESEMVAWPLTRLDICCMSDGAAAVVLASEEGVKKLERAAGRSLPKARITGVGRGTDAMRMADRPHKKVPLLPHETEADYKNLDYPGVHSFRAGRMASIQAYEHAGITDPLREINFIELHDAYTSSEIQTYEDMGLCKYGEGGSFAASGKTFMPNVKYGLTLKEKPVCPVNPSGGLIACGHPVGATGLMQAAFALWQIQGTIEKHFKDKTLQVPNAKRGVIHSHAGTGTFVTVSILERV; this comes from the coding sequence ATGGCATTTAAAGACGCACCCCCTGTCTATGTCGTCGCTGCTGGCGTTTCGAAGTTTGCCAAAGCACGACCAGATAAAACTTTTCAAGCGATCGTCAAAGAGGCTGTCGCCTATTCTGTTACAGACATTGGAATTGAATACGGGAAATTTGTCGAACTTGTGGATGGCGCTGTTGCTTCTTATTTTTCCGATCATTTTTTACGACAACTCAAAGCAGCAGCCATGTGCCAAGATTATTTAAATCTCTGTCCAAAGCCGGCGCATCGTGTGGAAGCGGGTGGTGCAACTGGCGGCATTGCTTTCCAGGAAGGATATAAAAACATTGCCTCAGGCCTCATGGATGTTTGTCTCATCTATGGTTGGGAAACGATGAGTACCGTGAATACGTGGAAGGGAAATGAGTTCATCGCTCTTGCCTCTGATGTCAGTTTCGACTTTCCCGTCGGCGGATTTTACTCTGGCTATTACGCGATGATGGTGGTGCGTCATATGAAAGAATATGGAACCACTCCTGAACAGATGGCCTATATCTCGGTCAAAAATCACCATAACGCCTTTCATAATCCTTATGCTCAGAAGCAACAGCGACTCACGATTCAAGATGTGCGTGAATCGGAAATGGTGGCATGGCCTCTGACGCGTCTCGATATCTGTTGTATGAGTGATGGAGCAGCAGCCGTCGTGCTTGCTTCCGAAGAGGGAGTAAAAAAATTAGAAAGGGCCGCGGGCCGATCGCTTCCAAAAGCACGCATCACCGGTGTCGGTCGTGGAACTGATGCCATGCGCATGGCCGACCGTCCTCACAAAAAAGTTCCACTTCTTCCCCATGAAACAGAAGCAGATTATAAAAATCTCGATTATCCGGGCGTTCATTCATTTCGCGCAGGGCGCATGGCTTCCATACAAGCGTATGAGCATGCTGGAATTACCGATCCTCTGCGTGAAATTAATTTCATTGAACTTCATGACGCTTATACTTCGTCTGAAATTCAGACCTATGAAGACATGGGACTCTGTAAATACGGCGAAGGTGGCAGCTTCGCAGCTTCTGGGAAAACATTTATGCCCAATGTGAAGTACGGCTTAACGCTCAAAGAAAAACCGGTCTGTCCGGTGAATCCATCGGGTGGGCTCATTGCGTGCGGGCATCCAGTTGGCGCGACTGGGCTCATGCAAGCGGCATTTGCGCTCTGGCAAATTCAGGGAACCATTGAAAAACATTTTAAAGATAAAACACTGCAAGTTCCAAATGCAAAACGTGGTGTGATTCACTCTCACGCAGGAACTGGAACATTTGTGACCGTAAGTATATTGGAACGTGTATAA
- a CDS encoding methylmalonyl-CoA mutase yields the protein MNEKQKKFETLSFRPIEELYTSDNLKGFNEARDLGRPGEYPFTRGIYPTMYRGRLWTMRLFSGFGTAEETNKRYHYLLEHGQTGLSVAFDFPTLMGYDSDSERSQGEVGMCGVAIDTLDDMESLFKGIPLDHVTTSMTINGPASVLLAFYFAVAQKQNVPLTKVGGTVQNDLLKEFIAQNSYAFPPDPSMRVVVDMIEYCADHAPRFHPVSISGYHIREAGSTALQELAFTLADGIAYVQACVDRGLDVDKIARRLSFFFNSHNDFFEEIAKFRAARRIWAKVMRERFHAKDERSWQLRFHTQTAGVSLTAQQPYNNVVRTTLQGLAAVLGGTQSLHTNALDETLALPTEKSARIALRTQQIIAHESGVTNTVDPLAGSYFIEKLTNEMEQEAMELITEIDAMGGMLQAVKNGFPQRQIADASFKLQQQIEKKERIIVGLNAFESKDDDNLEILKIDDTARLKQMQRLKKIKAGRDQMRVDKTLKRLKEVASSKQNLMEPLIECARAYCTLEEMITVMKSVFGEYHDPGIF from the coding sequence ATGAATGAAAAACAAAAAAAATTTGAAACTCTTTCATTTCGACCGATTGAAGAACTTTATACATCAGACAATTTGAAAGGCTTTAACGAAGCTCGTGATCTTGGTCGTCCCGGAGAATATCCCTTCACACGCGGCATTTATCCCACGATGTATCGAGGTCGACTCTGGACCATGCGTCTTTTTTCCGGCTTTGGTACGGCCGAAGAAACAAACAAACGCTATCACTATCTTCTTGAACATGGTCAGACCGGTTTATCGGTTGCTTTCGATTTTCCAACTCTCATGGGTTACGATTCAGACTCCGAGCGCTCGCAAGGCGAAGTCGGAATGTGCGGTGTTGCCATCGATACGCTCGATGACATGGAATCTCTCTTTAAAGGCATTCCACTTGATCACGTGACAACGTCGATGACGATCAATGGGCCTGCGTCAGTTCTTCTCGCTTTTTATTTTGCGGTTGCACAAAAACAGAATGTTCCTCTCACCAAAGTGGGCGGGACCGTTCAGAATGATCTTCTCAAAGAATTTATCGCGCAAAACTCTTACGCATTTCCTCCCGATCCTTCGATGCGCGTTGTGGTCGATATGATCGAGTATTGCGCAGATCATGCACCACGCTTTCATCCCGTTTCGATTTCTGGGTATCACATTCGCGAAGCAGGATCGACAGCGCTGCAAGAGCTTGCCTTTACACTTGCTGATGGCATTGCCTATGTTCAAGCTTGTGTTGATCGCGGACTTGATGTTGACAAAATTGCTCGCCGACTCTCTTTTTTCTTTAATTCCCATAATGATTTTTTTGAAGAGATTGCAAAATTTCGAGCAGCTCGTCGCATCTGGGCAAAGGTGATGCGTGAACGGTTTCATGCAAAGGACGAACGTTCATGGCAACTTCGTTTCCACACACAAACTGCTGGAGTCAGTCTCACGGCCCAACAACCTTATAATAATGTGGTTCGTACAACTCTTCAGGGCCTTGCGGCAGTGCTTGGGGGAACACAGTCCCTTCATACGAATGCGCTCGATGAAACGCTGGCACTTCCCACAGAAAAATCTGCGCGCATCGCTCTTCGCACACAACAAATCATTGCACATGAATCGGGAGTGACCAATACCGTTGATCCTTTAGCAGGAAGTTATTTTATCGAGAAGCTCACGAATGAGATGGAACAAGAAGCCATGGAACTGATTACAGAAATCGATGCCATGGGCGGCATGTTGCAAGCGGTCAAAAATGGTTTTCCTCAACGACAAATCGCCGATGCGAGTTTCAAACTTCAACAGCAAATCGAGAAAAAAGAGAGAATCATTGTCGGTCTCAATGCATTTGAAAGTAAAGATGATGACAATCTGGAAATTTTAAAAATTGATGACACAGCTCGTTTGAAACAGATGCAACGTTTAAAAAAGATAAAAGCGGGAAGAGATCAGATGCGTGTTGACAAAACATTGAAACGATTGAAAGAAGTCGCGTCTTCGAAACAAAATCTCATGGAGCCGCTCATCGAATGCGCCCGTGCTTATTGCACTCTCGAAGAGATGATCACCGTAATGAAAAGTGTGTTTGGGGAATATCATGACCCTGGGATATTTTAA
- a CDS encoding acyl-CoA dehydrogenase, whose translation MNFELTEDQKLLQQTVREFAQHEIAPHAAKLDELSEFPYEHVKKMAELGLMGMMVPPELGGGGMDNLSYVLALEELSAACASTAVTMSVNNSLYCGCLLSSANEAQKKKYIPDWASGKKLGAYALSEPGTGSDAANQKTTASKQGNKYLLNGTKNFITNGPQADAMIVFAMTDKEKRHKGISAFIVEKNFSGFNVGKVEKKMGIRASSTSEIVFKNCEVPVENRLGEEGDGFKIAMTTLDGGRIGIATQALGIARAAFETAAKYSTQREAFGQTISQFQGIQWKLADMAMNIDAARLLIHRAAWMKARGERVTKQAAMAKLFASEMAMNVTKDAIQVLGGYGYCREYPVERYFRDAKITEIYEGTSEIQRIVIAREVLKEITS comes from the coding sequence ATGAATTTTGAATTAACCGAAGACCAAAAATTGCTTCAACAAACGGTTCGTGAATTTGCACAGCATGAGATTGCACCTCATGCTGCAAAGCTCGATGAGCTTTCGGAGTTTCCGTATGAACATGTCAAAAAAATGGCTGAGCTGGGACTGATGGGAATGATGGTACCACCTGAGCTTGGTGGCGGTGGCATGGATAATCTCTCGTATGTTTTGGCGCTTGAAGAACTCTCTGCAGCATGCGCTTCCACCGCAGTGACGATGTCGGTCAACAATTCACTTTATTGTGGTTGTCTTCTCAGTTCTGCAAATGAAGCTCAGAAGAAAAAATATATTCCCGATTGGGCGTCAGGGAAAAAGCTCGGGGCGTACGCTCTCTCCGAACCCGGAACGGGTTCCGATGCTGCAAATCAAAAAACCACTGCGTCAAAACAAGGAAATAAATATCTGCTCAATGGAACGAAAAATTTTATTACGAATGGTCCTCAAGCCGATGCCATGATTGTTTTTGCCATGACTGACAAAGAAAAACGTCATAAAGGAATTTCGGCTTTCATTGTTGAGAAAAATTTTTCTGGATTCAATGTGGGCAAGGTCGAAAAGAAAATGGGGATTCGCGCAAGTTCCACTTCTGAAATTGTATTCAAAAATTGTGAAGTTCCAGTTGAGAATCGATTGGGAGAAGAGGGAGATGGATTCAAAATTGCGATGACAACCCTCGATGGCGGTCGCATCGGCATTGCAACTCAGGCGCTCGGCATCGCGCGCGCTGCGTTTGAAACTGCAGCGAAATATTCAACACAGCGAGAAGCTTTTGGACAAACGATTTCTCAGTTTCAAGGCATTCAGTGGAAACTTGCAGATATGGCCATGAACATTGATGCTGCGCGTCTCCTCATTCATCGTGCTGCGTGGATGAAGGCTCGTGGAGAACGTGTCACCAAGCAAGCTGCGATGGCAAAACTTTTTGCATCAGAGATGGCAATGAATGTCACAAAAGATGCGATTCAAGTTCTCGGAGGTTACGGCTATTGTCGCGAATATCCCGTCGAACGCTATTTCCGCGATGCGAAAATTACCGAGATTTACGAAGGGACCAGTGAAATTCAGCGTATTGTGATTGCTCGTGAAGTATTAAAAGAGATCACTTCATGA
- a CDS encoding UMP kinase gives MTKPKYKRVLLKLSGESLLPPDSKYGVNLQTANHIAAEIKVVTDLGVQVGVVIGAGNIFRGAGAAKVGMDRSTADNMGMLATVINSLALQDAMIRLGISTRLLTSFTMHQVGTPYSHSSAMRYLAEGSAVIFAGGTGNPYFTTDTAASLRALEIHADIVCKGTKVDGVYSSDPELDRSAKRYDELSYIEVLSQNLKVMDATAISLCMEAKLPILVFNVFEKGNFQRAVLGEKIGTMVHE, from the coding sequence ATGACCAAACCTAAATATAAGCGAGTTTTATTGAAGCTCTCGGGGGAGTCGCTTCTTCCACCGGATTCTAAATACGGCGTTAATCTTCAAACAGCGAATCACATAGCAGCGGAAATAAAAGTGGTCACCGATCTGGGAGTGCAAGTAGGTGTGGTCATCGGCGCTGGAAATATTTTCCGGGGCGCTGGCGCCGCAAAAGTGGGAATGGATCGTTCAACGGCTGATAATATGGGGATGTTAGCAACCGTCATTAATAGTCTTGCCTTACAAGATGCCATGATTCGTCTCGGGATTTCCACACGACTTCTGACATCGTTTACGATGCACCAAGTAGGGACTCCTTATTCCCATTCTTCTGCGATGCGCTATCTTGCGGAAGGCTCTGCCGTTATTTTTGCGGGCGGAACCGGAAATCCTTATTTTACCACTGATACCGCCGCTTCACTTCGCGCACTTGAAATTCATGCTGATATTGTGTGTAAAGGAACGAAAGTGGATGGAGTTTATAGTAGCGATCCTGAGCTCGATCGAAGTGCAAAACGATATGATGAACTCAGTTATATTGAAGTGCTGAGTCAAAACTTGAAGGTCATGGATGCGACTGCCATCTCCCTGTGCATGGAGGCAAAACTCCCGATCCTGGTCTTCAATGTTTTTGAAAAAGGAAACTTTCAACGCGCAGTCCTCGGGGAGAAGATTGGAACTATGGTCCATGAATAA
- a CDS encoding translation elongation factor Ts — MSFTATDVKNLREKTGAGMMECKRALVEAKGDMQDALELLRKQGLAIAAKKSARSASEGTIGSWVNAQTYEAGLVEIFCETDFVAKNEGFQHFTSRITKTLSEKKPKDLDALLQLQTTEGTVKDTVTAIVAKIGENVGIRRFVTLSAKNDEKLGQYIHAGNKIGVLVKLKDPTHKVNDATLRDVAMHIAAMNPQYVRSDEVPDTVLAKEKEILKAQMADQKKPAEIIEKIVSGKMTKFFSEVCLEEQMYVKDVEGKKSVKAFLTSIDPNIRIESFVRYQVGESEVKSE, encoded by the coding sequence ATGAGTTTTACGGCAACAGACGTTAAAAATTTACGAGAAAAAACGGGCGCTGGCATGATGGAATGCAAGCGCGCTTTAGTTGAAGCAAAAGGGGATATGCAAGACGCACTTGAGCTTCTTCGAAAGCAAGGTCTTGCGATTGCGGCGAAAAAATCTGCACGAAGTGCAAGTGAAGGGACGATTGGTTCCTGGGTAAATGCGCAAACATACGAAGCAGGACTCGTAGAAATTTTTTGTGAAACTGATTTTGTTGCAAAAAACGAAGGTTTTCAGCATTTCACTTCTCGCATCACGAAAACTCTTTCTGAAAAGAAACCGAAAGATCTAGATGCGCTTCTTCAGCTTCAAACCACCGAAGGAACCGTGAAAGATACAGTAACGGCCATCGTGGCAAAGATTGGGGAAAACGTTGGTATTCGTCGTTTTGTCACGTTATCAGCAAAAAATGATGAGAAATTAGGTCAATATATTCATGCCGGAAATAAAATTGGAGTGCTGGTAAAACTCAAAGATCCGACGCATAAAGTAAATGACGCAACGCTTCGAGATGTTGCGATGCATATTGCAGCTATGAATCCGCAATATGTTCGGAGTGACGAAGTTCCGGATACGGTTTTAGCAAAAGAAAAAGAAATTCTCAAAGCTCAGATGGCAGATCAAAAAAAACCGGCTGAGATTATTGAAAAAATTGTTTCAGGAAAAATGACCAAATTCTTTTCTGAAGTTTGTCTTGAAGAACAAATGTATGTCAAAGATGTTGAAGGTAAAAAATCGGTCAAAGCTTTTTTGACTTCAATTGATCCCAATATTCGTATTGAGTCTTTTGTGCGCTATCAGGTTGGGGAGAGTGAAGTTAAGAGCGAATAA
- a CDS encoding ribosome recycling factor — MNNQVFNTTRERMEKGLTALRNELGKVRTGRASLSILHDIRADYYGSLSPLNQIATLGVPDARTITIQPWDPGAIPAIEKSIQASGLGLSPSNDGKLVRISIPALNEERRKELVKLTKKHAEEAKVSIRNARRDGNEQLKKMQKESAITEDEFRKSEEQIQKMTDDYIKKIDEAILLKEKDILEV; from the coding sequence ATGAATAATCAAGTTTTCAACACCACTCGTGAACGAATGGAAAAAGGTTTGACAGCCCTGCGCAATGAACTCGGCAAAGTACGTACAGGAAGAGCTTCTTTAAGTATTCTCCATGATATTCGCGCCGACTATTACGGAAGTCTTTCACCGCTGAATCAAATTGCGACGCTCGGAGTTCCTGATGCGCGCACCATAACGATTCAACCTTGGGATCCAGGAGCAATTCCGGCAATTGAGAAATCGATTCAAGCTTCGGGTCTTGGTCTTTCTCCCTCAAACGATGGAAAACTTGTTCGGATTTCAATCCCTGCGCTGAATGAAGAACGTCGTAAAGAACTCGTGAAATTAACGAAGAAACACGCGGAAGAAGCCAAGGTAAGTATTCGTAACGCGCGACGAGATGGCAATGAACAATTAAAAAAGATGCAAAAAGAGAGCGCTATTACCGAAGATGAATTTCGAAAAAGCGAAGAACAAATCCAAAAAATGACAGATGACTATATTAAAAAAATTGATGAAGCTATTCTTCTTAAAGAGAAAGATATTTTAGAAGTCTAA
- a CDS encoding nucleotide-binding protein, producing the protein MTKKIQTRLPETDTGATVFQIPFPKNLETLKEMSPIIVKQPYHIDYIHSYGQDSPWFAALTNKKLLGNKCRGCGSVFATPRLSCMECGSETDWIELPQNGRLHSFTVCYFGAEAFLKETPFILGLIEFEGVDTLLLSRVLGLDMNEASLKWVGLEVEAKFRRNCKLEPTDVYFVPRQANTKESCC; encoded by the coding sequence ATGACAAAAAAAATTCAAACACGACTGCCAGAAACCGATACAGGAGCAACTGTTTTTCAAATTCCGTTTCCGAAAAATCTTGAAACGCTGAAAGAGATGTCGCCGATCATTGTGAAACAACCGTATCATATCGATTACATTCATAGTTATGGACAAGATTCACCGTGGTTTGCAGCGCTCACCAATAAAAAACTTCTCGGAAATAAATGTCGTGGTTGCGGAAGTGTTTTTGCAACCCCGCGTCTTTCATGCATGGAGTGTGGAAGCGAAACCGATTGGATTGAATTGCCTCAAAATGGCCGTCTTCATAGTTTTACGGTTTGCTACTTTGGAGCGGAAGCTTTTCTGAAAGAGACCCCTTTTATTTTAGGGCTTATTGAATTTGAGGGAGTTGATACGCTCCTTCTTTCCCGCGTGCTTGGACTCGATATGAATGAGGCGAGCCTCAAGTGGGTAGGACTTGAAGTGGAAGCCAAATTTCGACGCAATTGCAAACTCGAACCGACCGATGTCTATTTTGTTCCTCGTCAAGCGAATACAAAAGAAAGTTGCTGTTAA